From the Excalfactoria chinensis isolate bCotChi1 chromosome 1, bCotChi1.hap2, whole genome shotgun sequence genome, one window contains:
- the ZBTB21 gene encoding zinc finger and BTB domain-containing protein 21 isoform X2 — protein sequence MEGLLHYINPAHAISLLSALNEERLKGQLCDVVLIVGDQKFRAHKNVLAASSEYFQTLFTNKENESQSVFQLDFCEPDAFDNVLNYIYSSSLFIEKGSLAAVQELGYSLGISFLTNIISKSPQAPFPSCPIKKILYQDEDETSSQKRSVIVCQNRSEAQGKSINQTQHDLSHTSKPLPSAAIKTSIRTQVAKPTETLHNLSLTERRWLKENPVSYTKFHETSGTAEDQSRGGLVKRNTVLPQKPLAEKEIASDEPGSSSQLLRGKAAELSLKRPRPPVLSLRGSSESTFLLREAGKGNGQGEDRNLLYYSKLGLVIPSSGSGPENQSIDRSGPLVKSLLRRSLSMDSQVPIYSPVDLKPSQVSSSSSPGTTDSQKIFNVSSQKSCLKESSEKLVLDEKPQVMHPHRLRSFSASQTTDREVSSPLTEVRIKTEPSSPLSDPSEIIRVTVGDASVSTNKDFPFKTEDDHKEPSRLPAKRRFQADRRLPFKKLKVNEEGSPESEENFEEGSSPTHLDADFADSDVSKDEYSEMEEARPNKKFKCKHCLKIFRSTAGLHRHINMYHNPEKPYACDICHKRFHTNFKVWTHCQTQHGIVKNPSPASSSHAVLDEKFQRKLIDIVREREIKKALIVKLRRGKQGFQGQSTSQAQQVIKRNLRSRTKGAYICVYCGKAYRFLSQFKQHIKMHPGEKPIGGNKVPKQKDHIHIESPVENKEVYQCRLCNAKLSSLIEQGNHERLCRNATVCPYCSLRFSSPELKHEHESKCEYKKLTCLECMRTFKSSFSIWRHQVEVHNQNTMAPSENFSLPILDHNGDITSSSRLPPQSESNKINNFATKEDGVFSDSSEQINFDSEDSSCLPEDLSVSKQFKIQIKEEPADDIEDEVTETSREPKEVVSNKDAGLWPCEKCGKIFTVRKQLERHQELLCSVKPFICHVCNKAFRTNFRLWSHFQSHMSQAAEESANKEPEESDTLFYHAPPLSAITFKRQYMCKLCHRTFKTAFSLWSHEQTHN from the exons ATGGAGGGGCTCTTGCATTACATAAATCCAGCACATGCCATTTCACTTCTAAGCGCACTGAATGAGGAGCGTCTAAAGGGACAGCTATGTGATGTTGTTCTTATAGTAGGAGATCAGAAATTTCGAGCTCATAAAAACGTTCTAGCTGCCAGCAGCGAATACTTCCAGACTCTGTTCACAAATAAGGAGAATGAGTCTCAGTCAGTGTTTCAGCTCGACTTTTGTGAACCAGATGCTTTTGATAATGTGTTAAACTACATTTATTCTTCATCCTTGTTTATTGAGAAAGGCAGTCTTGCAGCTGTGCAAGAACTGGGCTACAGCCTTGGAATATCCTTTCTtacaaatattatttctaaGAGCCCTCAAGCTCCCTTTCCATCTTGCCCCATTAAGAAGATACTGTATCAAGATGAAGATGAAACTAGCTCTCAGAAGAGGAGTGTCATTGTTTGTCAGAACAGAAGCGAAGCACAAGGAAAGAGTATAAATCAAACACAGCATGATTTAAGCCATACTTCTAAACCTTTACCCTCCGCTGCTATCAAAACTAGCATTAGAACACAAGTAGCAAAGCCAACTGAAACCCTTCACAATTTGTCATTGACTGAAAGGAGGTGGCTGAAAGAAAACCCTGTGAGCTATACCAAGTTTCACGAAACTTCTGGAACTGCAGAGGATCAGAGCAGAGGTGGTTTAGTAAAAAGGAACACAGTGTTGCCTCAAAAACCTttggcagagaaagaaattgcAAGTGATGAGCCAGGAAGCAGTAGTCAGCTTTTaagaggaaaggctgcagaGTTATCATTAAAAAGACCACGGCCACCAGTCTTATCTCTACGTGGCTCATCAGAATCTACATTTTTGTTGCGAGaggcaggaaaaggaaatggtcAAGGTGAAGATAGGAACTTGCTATACTACTCCAAGTTAGGACTAGTAATCCCATCTAGTGGATCTGGTCCTGAAAACCAAAGCATTGACAGAAGTGGTCCACTTGTAAAAAGTCTCCTTCGAAGGTCACTGTCTATGGACAGCCAGGTTCCTATTTATTCACCTGTTGACCTAAAACCTTCGCAGGTATCATCTTCCTCTTCACCAGGAACTACTGATTCCCAGAAGATATTTAATGTTTCATCTCAAAAGTCGTGCTTGAAAGAGTCATCCGAGAAGTTAGTCTTAGATGAAAAGCCACAGGTAATGCACCCACATCGCCTTAGGTCTTTCAGTGCCTCTCAGACAACTGATAGGGAAGTTTCTTCCCCTCTCACAGAGGTGCGAATAAAAACTGAACCTAGCAGTCCGCTTTCAGATCCGTCTGAAATAATAAGAGTTACGGTGGGCGACGCATCAGTATCTACAAATAAAgactttccttttaaaactgaGGATGATCATAAGGAACCAAGTAGACTTCCAGCAAAAAGGAGATTTCAAGCTGATAGAAGGCTACCATTCAAGAAACTCAAGGTGAATGAAGAGGGTTCTCCTGAATCGGAAGAAAACTTTGAGGAAGGCTCAAGCCCTACGCACCTTGATGCTGATTTTGCTGATTCTGATGTCAGTAAAGATGAATACAGTGAAATGGAAGAAGCAAGAccaaataaaaaatttaaatgcaaacacTGCCTTAAAATTTTCAGGTCAACAGCAGGTCTTCATCGTCACATTAACATGTATCATAATCCAGAAAAGCCCTATGCTTGTGACATATGCCACAAGAGATTTCACACGAATTTCAAAGTGTGGACACACTGCCAGACACAACATGGAATTGTGAAGAATCCCTCACCAGCTTCCAGTTCGCATGCTGTTTTGGATGAGAAATTCCAAAGAAAACTCATCGATatagtgagagagagagaaattaaaaaagctCTAATAGTTAAACTAAGACGGGGCAAGCAAGGTTTTCAAGGACAATCTACTTCACAAGCACAACAAGTCATCAAAAGGAATTTAAGATCAAGAACCAAAGGAGCCTATATTTGTGTCTACTGTGGAAAAGCTTATCGTTTCCTCTCGCAGTTCAAACAACATATAAAAATGCATCCAGGAGAAAAACCAATTGGAGGAAATAAGGTTCCTAAGCAGAAAGACCATATTCATATTGAAAGTCCTGTAGAAAACAAGGAAGTTTATCAGTGCCGTCTCTGTAATGCTAAGCTCTCTTCACTTATTGAACAGGGAAATCATGAGCGACTCTGTAGAAATGCTACTGTCTGTCCTTACTGCAGCCTTCGATTTTCATCCCCGGAGCTGAAGCATGAGCATGAAAGCAAGTGTGAATACAAGAAGCTTACTTGTCTTGAGTGTATGCGCACCTTCAAATCATCCTTTAGTATTTGGCGTCATCAGGTTGAAGTTCACAATCAGAACACAATGGCTCCATCAGAGAACTTTTCTTTACCTATCCTGGATCACAATGGAGACATAACTAGTTCATCAAGATTGCCTCCTCAATCAGAAtccaataaaataaacaattttgCCACGAAGGAAGATGGAGTTTTCAGTGACTCGTCAGAACAGATCAATTTTGATTCTGAAGATTCCTCCTGCCTGCCTGAAGATTTAAGCGTTTCCAAGCAGTTTAAAATTCAAATCAAGGAAGAGCCTGCAGACGATATAGAGGATGAGGTCACTGAGACAAGCAGAGAACCAAAGGAAGTAGTCTCCAATAAAGATGCTGGTTTGTGGCCCTGTGAAAAGTGTGGGAAGATTTTCACTGTACGCAAACAACTGGAGCGTCACCAAGAGCTCTTATGCTCTGTGAAGCCGTTTATTTGTCATGTGTGTAACAAGGCCTTCCGAACCAATTTCCGGCTGTGGAGTCACTTCCAATCCCACATGTCCCAGGCTGCAGAGGAGTCCGCAAATAAGGAGCCCGAG GAGTCAGATACGCTCTTCTATCATGCTCCACCACTCTCAGCAATCACGTTCAAAAGACAGTACATGTGTAAACTCTGTCACAGGACTTTCAAGACAGCTTTTAGTCTTTGGAGCCATGAGCAGACTCACAATTAG
- the ZBTB21 gene encoding zinc finger and BTB domain-containing protein 21 isoform X1: MEGLLHYINPAHAISLLSALNEERLKGQLCDVVLIVGDQKFRAHKNVLAASSEYFQTLFTNKENESQSVFQLDFCEPDAFDNVLNYIYSSSLFIEKGSLAAVQELGYSLGISFLTNIISKSPQAPFPSCPIKKILYQDEDETSSQKRSVIVCQNRSEAQGKSINQTQHDLSHTSKPLPSAAIKTSIRTQVAKPTETLHNLSLTERRWLKENPVSYTKFHETSGTAEDQSRGGLVKRNTVLPQKPLAEKEIASDEPGSSSQLLRGKAAELSLKRPRPPVLSLRGSSESTFLLREAGKGNGQGEDRNLLYYSKLGLVIPSSGSGPENQSIDRSGPLVKSLLRRSLSMDSQVPIYSPVDLKPSQVSSSSSPGTTDSQKIFNVSSQKSCLKESSEKLVLDEKPQVMHPHRLRSFSASQTTDREVSSPLTEVRIKTEPSSPLSDPSEIIRVTVGDASVSTNKDFPFKTEDDHKEPSRLPAKRRFQADRRLPFKKLKVNEEGSPESEENFEEGSSPTHLDADFADSDVSKDEYSEMEEARPNKKFKCKHCLKIFRSTAGLHRHINMYHNPEKPYACDICHKRFHTNFKVWTHCQTQHGIVKNPSPASSSHAVLDEKFQRKLIDIVREREIKKALIVKLRRGKQGFQGQSTSQAQQVIKRNLRSRTKGAYICVYCGKAYRFLSQFKQHIKMHPGEKPIGGNKVPKQKDHIHIESPVENKEVYQCRLCNAKLSSLIEQGNHERLCRNATVCPYCSLRFSSPELKHEHESKCEYKKLTCLECMRTFKSSFSIWRHQVEVHNQNTMAPSENFSLPILDHNGDITSSSRLPPQSESNKINNFATKEDGVFSDSSEQINFDSEDSSCLPEDLSVSKQFKIQIKEEPADDIEDEVTETSREPKEVVSNKDAGLWPCEKCGKIFTVRKQLERHQELLCSVKPFICHVCNKAFRTNFRLWSHFQSHMSQAAEESANKEPEVCPPANSPSPPPLPPPPPLPKIQPLEPDSPTGLSESSTTTEKLFVPQESDTLFYHAPPLSAITFKRQYMCKLCHRTFKTAFSLWSHEQTHN; encoded by the coding sequence ATGGAGGGGCTCTTGCATTACATAAATCCAGCACATGCCATTTCACTTCTAAGCGCACTGAATGAGGAGCGTCTAAAGGGACAGCTATGTGATGTTGTTCTTATAGTAGGAGATCAGAAATTTCGAGCTCATAAAAACGTTCTAGCTGCCAGCAGCGAATACTTCCAGACTCTGTTCACAAATAAGGAGAATGAGTCTCAGTCAGTGTTTCAGCTCGACTTTTGTGAACCAGATGCTTTTGATAATGTGTTAAACTACATTTATTCTTCATCCTTGTTTATTGAGAAAGGCAGTCTTGCAGCTGTGCAAGAACTGGGCTACAGCCTTGGAATATCCTTTCTtacaaatattatttctaaGAGCCCTCAAGCTCCCTTTCCATCTTGCCCCATTAAGAAGATACTGTATCAAGATGAAGATGAAACTAGCTCTCAGAAGAGGAGTGTCATTGTTTGTCAGAACAGAAGCGAAGCACAAGGAAAGAGTATAAATCAAACACAGCATGATTTAAGCCATACTTCTAAACCTTTACCCTCCGCTGCTATCAAAACTAGCATTAGAACACAAGTAGCAAAGCCAACTGAAACCCTTCACAATTTGTCATTGACTGAAAGGAGGTGGCTGAAAGAAAACCCTGTGAGCTATACCAAGTTTCACGAAACTTCTGGAACTGCAGAGGATCAGAGCAGAGGTGGTTTAGTAAAAAGGAACACAGTGTTGCCTCAAAAACCTttggcagagaaagaaattgcAAGTGATGAGCCAGGAAGCAGTAGTCAGCTTTTaagaggaaaggctgcagaGTTATCATTAAAAAGACCACGGCCACCAGTCTTATCTCTACGTGGCTCATCAGAATCTACATTTTTGTTGCGAGaggcaggaaaaggaaatggtcAAGGTGAAGATAGGAACTTGCTATACTACTCCAAGTTAGGACTAGTAATCCCATCTAGTGGATCTGGTCCTGAAAACCAAAGCATTGACAGAAGTGGTCCACTTGTAAAAAGTCTCCTTCGAAGGTCACTGTCTATGGACAGCCAGGTTCCTATTTATTCACCTGTTGACCTAAAACCTTCGCAGGTATCATCTTCCTCTTCACCAGGAACTACTGATTCCCAGAAGATATTTAATGTTTCATCTCAAAAGTCGTGCTTGAAAGAGTCATCCGAGAAGTTAGTCTTAGATGAAAAGCCACAGGTAATGCACCCACATCGCCTTAGGTCTTTCAGTGCCTCTCAGACAACTGATAGGGAAGTTTCTTCCCCTCTCACAGAGGTGCGAATAAAAACTGAACCTAGCAGTCCGCTTTCAGATCCGTCTGAAATAATAAGAGTTACGGTGGGCGACGCATCAGTATCTACAAATAAAgactttccttttaaaactgaGGATGATCATAAGGAACCAAGTAGACTTCCAGCAAAAAGGAGATTTCAAGCTGATAGAAGGCTACCATTCAAGAAACTCAAGGTGAATGAAGAGGGTTCTCCTGAATCGGAAGAAAACTTTGAGGAAGGCTCAAGCCCTACGCACCTTGATGCTGATTTTGCTGATTCTGATGTCAGTAAAGATGAATACAGTGAAATGGAAGAAGCAAGAccaaataaaaaatttaaatgcaaacacTGCCTTAAAATTTTCAGGTCAACAGCAGGTCTTCATCGTCACATTAACATGTATCATAATCCAGAAAAGCCCTATGCTTGTGACATATGCCACAAGAGATTTCACACGAATTTCAAAGTGTGGACACACTGCCAGACACAACATGGAATTGTGAAGAATCCCTCACCAGCTTCCAGTTCGCATGCTGTTTTGGATGAGAAATTCCAAAGAAAACTCATCGATatagtgagagagagagaaattaaaaaagctCTAATAGTTAAACTAAGACGGGGCAAGCAAGGTTTTCAAGGACAATCTACTTCACAAGCACAACAAGTCATCAAAAGGAATTTAAGATCAAGAACCAAAGGAGCCTATATTTGTGTCTACTGTGGAAAAGCTTATCGTTTCCTCTCGCAGTTCAAACAACATATAAAAATGCATCCAGGAGAAAAACCAATTGGAGGAAATAAGGTTCCTAAGCAGAAAGACCATATTCATATTGAAAGTCCTGTAGAAAACAAGGAAGTTTATCAGTGCCGTCTCTGTAATGCTAAGCTCTCTTCACTTATTGAACAGGGAAATCATGAGCGACTCTGTAGAAATGCTACTGTCTGTCCTTACTGCAGCCTTCGATTTTCATCCCCGGAGCTGAAGCATGAGCATGAAAGCAAGTGTGAATACAAGAAGCTTACTTGTCTTGAGTGTATGCGCACCTTCAAATCATCCTTTAGTATTTGGCGTCATCAGGTTGAAGTTCACAATCAGAACACAATGGCTCCATCAGAGAACTTTTCTTTACCTATCCTGGATCACAATGGAGACATAACTAGTTCATCAAGATTGCCTCCTCAATCAGAAtccaataaaataaacaattttgCCACGAAGGAAGATGGAGTTTTCAGTGACTCGTCAGAACAGATCAATTTTGATTCTGAAGATTCCTCCTGCCTGCCTGAAGATTTAAGCGTTTCCAAGCAGTTTAAAATTCAAATCAAGGAAGAGCCTGCAGACGATATAGAGGATGAGGTCACTGAGACAAGCAGAGAACCAAAGGAAGTAGTCTCCAATAAAGATGCTGGTTTGTGGCCCTGTGAAAAGTGTGGGAAGATTTTCACTGTACGCAAACAACTGGAGCGTCACCAAGAGCTCTTATGCTCTGTGAAGCCGTTTATTTGTCATGTGTGTAACAAGGCCTTCCGAACCAATTTCCGGCTGTGGAGTCACTTCCAATCCCACATGTCCCAGGCTGCAGAGGAGTCCGCAAATAAGGAGCCCGAGGTATGTCCACCAGCTAAttccccatcaccaccaccttTACCTCCACCCCCGCCACTACCCAAAATCCAGCCTTTGGAGCCTGATAGTCCAACGGGCTTGTCTGAAAGCTCCACTActactgaaaaattatttgtaCCGCAGGAGTCAGATACGCTCTTCTATCATGCTCCACCACTCTCAGCAATCACGTTCAAAAGACAGTACATGTGTAAACTCTGTCACAGGACTTTCAAGACAGCTTTTAGTCTTTGGAGCCATGAGCAGACTCACAATTAG